One region of Motacilla alba alba isolate MOTALB_02 chromosome 24, Motacilla_alba_V1.0_pri, whole genome shotgun sequence genomic DNA includes:
- the CXCR5 gene encoding C-X-C chemokine receptor type 5 isoform X1 → MGPVSYSSETYDLSQVELSGYYEAENTTPSLEGYFCFNPASSVVGNQGDPFRKVFMPLIYLLMFVLGTLGNALVLVILERFKRSRTTTENFLFHLTLANLALLLTFPFSVVESLAGWVFGKFLCKILSAVHKINFYCSSMLLGCIAVDRYLAIVYAIHTYRKRRARSIHLTCTAVWLCSLLLTLPDLIFMEVWTDDSNRSICYFPEVGIDGNNAWLATRFLYHTVGFFVPLLVMCYCYMAIIRALCQSQRLQRQKAVRVAILVTGIFLLCWSPYHIVIFLNTLTKLEAFTKNCLLEDQLDTAIMVTEAIGFTHCCLNPILYAFIGVKFRNDFFRILQEVGCISQETLQEILEVTRKGSGIESDNTTSISTF, encoded by the coding sequence AGCCAGGTGGAGCTGAGTGGTTACTACGAAGCTGAGAACACCACTCCTTCTTTGGAGGGCTACTTTTGCTTCAACCCAGCCTCATCTGTGGTTGGCAACCAGGGAGACCCCTTCAGAAAGGTCTTCATGCCCCTCATCTATCTGCTGATGTTTGTTTTGGGGACTCTGGGCAATGCTCTGGTCCTGGTCATTTTAGAGAGGTTCAAGCGGTCTCGGACCACCACAGAAAACTTCCTTTTCCACCTCACCCTGGCCAACCTGGCACTGTTGCTCACCTTCCCATTCAGTGTGGTGGAGAGCTTGGCTGGGTGGGTATTTGGGAAGTTCCTCTGTAAGATACTCAGCGCTGTCCACAAGATCAATTTCTACTGCAGTAGCATGCTGCTGGGGTGCATCGCGGTGGACCGTTACCTGGCCATCGTCTATGCAATCCACACCTACCGCAAACGCAGAGCTCGCTCCATCCACCTCACCTGCACAGCTGTCTGGCTCTGCTCATTGCTTCTGACTTTACCCGATCTCATCTTCATGGAAGTCTGGACAGATGACAGCAACCGCAGCATTTGCTACTTCCCAGAGGTTGGGATTGATGGAAACAATGCATGGCTGGCAACTCGCTTCCTCTACCACACTGTGGGTTTCTTTGTGCCTCTGCTGGTCATGTGTTACTGCTACATGGCCATCATCCGGGCACTGTGTCAGTCCCAGCGCCTGCAGAGGCAGAAAGCTGTCCGTGTGGCCATCCTGGTCACAGGCAtcttcctcctgtgctggagccCATATCACATTGTCATCTTCCTGAACACACTTACCAAGCTAGAAGCCTTCACCAAGAATTGCCTCCTGGAAGatcagctggacacagccatCATGGTGACAGAGGCCATCGGCTTCACACACTGCTGCCTCAACCCCATCCTCTACGCTTTTATTGGGGTCAAGTTCCGTAACGACTTCTTCCGGATCCTGCAGGAGGTTGGCTGCATAAGCCAGGAGACCCTGCAGGAGATCCTGGAGGTGACAAGGAAGGGCAGTGGGATAGAGTCTGACAACACCACCTCCATCTCCACTTTCTAG